The Flavobacteriales bacterium genome contains a region encoding:
- a CDS encoding cytochrome c oxidase subunit 3 — MATVAAEENVWGGGNRPLGASYGKLMMWFFLISDALTFSGFLTAYGLMRFKFIETWPIAENVFTHFPFVNGDQPLLYVALMTFILIMSSVTMVLAVHEGEHMNKNKVAMWMFATIIGGFIFLGSQAWEWYHFIIGDKGAVELATGEVMHVVDAEGEHISLSTVVHGPDHHAAHGHHEYFELAQVKEGFAHGEYSLQQPGKNGMVMTKEEVLEHFDEAMVVQGANMTRNEYGAPLFANFFFFITGFHGFHVFSGVMLNIIIFINILAGTYERRGHYEMVEKVGLYWHFVDLVWVFVFTFFYLV, encoded by the coding sequence ATGGCAACGGTTGCAGCAGAAGAAAATGTGTGGGGCGGAGGTAATCGCCCGCTAGGCGCCAGTTACGGAAAACTGATGATGTGGTTTTTCCTGATCTCAGATGCCCTCACTTTCTCCGGATTTTTGACGGCGTACGGTTTAATGCGTTTCAAGTTCATTGAAACTTGGCCCATCGCCGAAAACGTTTTTACGCACTTCCCGTTCGTAAACGGAGACCAGCCGCTGCTCTACGTAGCCCTCATGACCTTCATCCTCATTATGTCGTCGGTGACCATGGTACTGGCCGTTCACGAGGGTGAGCACATGAACAAGAATAAGGTGGCCATGTGGATGTTCGCCACCATCATCGGTGGCTTCATATTCTTGGGCTCACAGGCCTGGGAGTGGTACCACTTCATCATCGGTGACAAAGGAGCCGTTGAATTGGCTACCGGAGAGGTTATGCACGTGGTTGATGCCGAAGGCGAACACATTAGCTTGAGTACCGTAGTTCACGGTCCCGATCATCACGCAGCTCACGGACACCACGAGTACTTTGAGCTCGCCCAAGTAAAAGAAGGTTTTGCACACGGCGAGTACAGCTTGCAACAGCCGGGCAAGAACGGAATGGTCATGACCAAGGAAGAGGTGCTCGAGCATTTCGACGAAGCCATGGTGGTTCAAGGAGCGAACATGACGCGTAACGAATACGGTGCGCCGCTCTTTGCCAACTTCTTCTTCTTCATTACCGGATTCCACGGATTCCACGTGTTCTCCGGGGTAATGCTGAACATCATTATTTTCATCAACATATTAGCGGGAACATACGAACGCCGCGGACACTACGAAATGGTCGAAAAGGTCGGTCTGTACTGGCACTTCGTTGACCTTGTGTGGGTGTTTGTATTTACCTTCTTCTATCTGGTGTAA
- a CDS encoding cytochrome C oxidase subunit IV family protein translates to MSGISVKRIWFVFWLLLVVTTVEVALGIIKPDFMMVGVLGTSLLNLTFIILTLVKAFYIVSYFMHWKYERTNLKWAIALPALILIPYLVFILLVEGDYIYQAIS, encoded by the coding sequence ATGTCTGGAATTTCAGTAAAGCGAATTTGGTTCGTATTCTGGTTGTTACTGGTGGTAACGACCGTTGAAGTTGCCTTGGGTATCATTAAGCCCGACTTCATGATGGTCGGCGTGCTCGGCACCAGCCTGTTGAACTTGACGTTCATCATCCTTACGTTGGTGAAGGCCTTTTACATCGTGAGCTATTTCATGCACTGGAAATACGAGCGAACCAATTTAAAATGGGCGATAGCACTGCCGGCTTTGATCCTTATCCCTTATTTGGTGTTTATTCTTTTAGTTGAAGGTGATTATATCTACCAAGCCATCAGCTAA
- a CDS encoding SCO family protein: MDQKVLKKAVILLAILIFPSAFYIALTTGRHNFVHLSYIGPRHGIDIVEIDGRKVIDTLYHTIPEFTLTDQNGEDWSNTAYGEMVYVADFFFTSCPTICPAMQQSMLRLQSRFEEYDDFALLSFTVDPEHDTSEVLKSYAAELGANEDKWTFLTGPLDSIYRVAAEGYFVNAMIDDLAPGGFLHSEYLVLIDKDGHIRSGIDKLGNPRAVYDGTSDAEVNELIDDIKVLLAEYRLSTKRAEQRRMKK, translated from the coding sequence ATGGATCAGAAAGTCCTGAAAAAGGCCGTCATCCTCCTGGCGATCCTCATTTTCCCATCCGCATTTTACATCGCGCTCACCACCGGGCGTCATAATTTCGTTCACTTGAGTTACATCGGTCCGCGACACGGCATCGATATCGTTGAGATCGACGGCCGAAAAGTGATCGATACCTTGTACCACACCATTCCGGAGTTCACCCTCACCGACCAAAACGGGGAGGATTGGAGCAATACCGCCTACGGCGAGATGGTGTACGTGGCCGATTTTTTCTTCACCTCGTGCCCTACCATATGTCCGGCAATGCAGCAGAGTATGCTCCGCCTGCAAAGTCGTTTCGAAGAATACGATGATTTCGCCCTGCTCAGTTTCACCGTCGACCCCGAGCACGATACGTCCGAAGTGCTCAAGAGCTACGCTGCGGAACTGGGAGCCAACGAAGATAAGTGGACCTTCTTGACCGGTCCGCTCGACAGCATATATCGCGTTGCCGCCGAGGGCTATTTCGTGAACGCCATGATCGACGATTTGGCTCCGGGCGGATTCCTACACAGCGAGTATCTCGTACTCATCGATAAAGACGGCCACATAAGATCGGGCATCGACAAACTCGGAAACCCTCGCGCCGTCTACGATGGAACCTCCGATGCAGAGGTCAATGAACTCATTGACGATATAAAGGTTTTATTAGCGGAATATCGATTGTCGACCAAACGCGCCGAGCAACGCCGAATGAAGAAATAG